Proteins from a single region of Nitrososphaerota archaeon:
- a CDS encoding alcohol dehydrogenase catalytic domain-containing protein, with translation MRAVVYDGALSCRDIPPPRGTGEAVMAVRSAGICGTDLAIKSGKLSVPTPLVLGHEILGTVVSAPGGKPELVGKRAVTEINVSCGKCAYCRMGLRTHCERVEALGIRRDGGFAEQVSTPAENIHLVPDSVSDDEAVFVEPLAACVQMTKVTQIDRGSTIVVVGVGRMGLLALQVLKLSAPQVLVAIGHKGVKLEMARRLGVHAFDSEETARVFDLTGGIKFDNVVEATGTPEGLSLAMDLVRPRGTLHLKSTHGVPVKFDATKVAVDELRVQGSRCGPFEEAIELICQGDVKVEEMITHRFPLDKCEEAFESAASSSGIKTVFEV, from the coding sequence TTGCGAGCTGTCGTCTACGACGGGGCCCTTTCCTGCAGGGACATCCCGCCTCCTCGCGGGACAGGAGAGGCGGTCATGGCTGTGAGAAGTGCCGGGATTTGCGGGACCGACTTGGCAATAAAGTCGGGAAAACTCTCGGTTCCGACCCCGCTGGTGCTTGGGCATGAGATTCTTGGGACCGTCGTCAGCGCGCCCGGCGGGAAGCCCGAATTAGTCGGCAAGAGGGCCGTGACAGAGATCAACGTTTCCTGCGGAAAGTGTGCTTATTGCAGAATGGGCCTGAGGACTCATTGCGAGAGGGTCGAGGCGCTCGGGATACGCAGGGACGGCGGCTTCGCCGAACAGGTGTCCACCCCGGCTGAAAACATCCACCTCGTCCCCGACTCCGTAAGCGACGACGAAGCCGTCTTCGTCGAGCCCCTCGCAGCTTGCGTCCAGATGACCAAGGTGACACAGATAGATCGTGGGTCGACCATCGTAGTGGTAGGCGTCGGGAGGATGGGGCTCCTTGCCCTACAGGTCCTCAAGCTCAGCGCCCCACAGGTCCTGGTCGCCATCGGCCACAAAGGGGTGAAACTTGAGATGGCGCGCCGGCTGGGCGTTCACGCGTTCGACTCGGAGGAAACCGCGAGGGTCTTCGACCTGACAGGCGGGATAAAGTTCGACAACGTAGTCGAAGCGACCGGGACTCCGGAGGGTCTGTCCCTGGCGATGGACCTAGTGAGGCCCCGGGGGACCCTCCACCTCAAGAGCACCCATGGGGTCCCGGTGAAGTTTGATGCGACCAAGGTTGCGGTAGACGAACTCAGAGTCCAGGGATCTAGGTGCGGGCCCTTCGAGGAGGCGATAGAACTCATATGCCAGGGAGACGTCAAAGTGGAGGAGATGATAACCCATAGGTTCCCCCTGGATAAGTGTGAGGAAGCGTTCGAGTCCGCCGCTTCAAGCTCGGGCATCAAGACCGTCTTCGAAGTCTAA